In a genomic window of Mangifera indica cultivar Alphonso unplaced genomic scaffold, CATAS_Mindica_2.1 Un_0048, whole genome shotgun sequence:
- the LOC123206747 gene encoding uncharacterized protein LOC123206747 produces MKKFMGMSVSILAVVTFLHLLAFVFAVGAERRRSTAKVVLDRSDERTYCVYSTDASTVYGLTAFGLLLLSQAVLNGVTRCLCFGKGLVRGRLYTTCAVVFFVVSWVSFLAAEACLLAGSARNAYHTKYRGFFVGNDLSCATLRKGVFAAAAALTLLSLLASILYYWAHSRADTGGWQKHQNEGVGLTTQRHHPGEFEKA; encoded by the exons atgaaaaaattcatgGGTATGTCAGTCTCCATTTTAGCTGTAGTTACTTTTCTGCATCTCTTAGCCTTCGTCTTCGCCGTCGGAGCGGAACGACGTCGCAGCACT gcTAAGGTGGTGTTGGATCGGTCCGATGAGCGGACTTACTGTGTGTACTCAACGGACGCGTCGACGGTGTACGGATTGACGGCGTTTGGTTTGCTATTGTTGAGTCAAGCTGTTTTGAACGGCGTTACGAGGTGTCTTTGCTTTGGAAAAGGCCTTGTTAGAGGCCGCTTATACACCACTTGCGCCGTTGTCTTCTTCGTCGTTTCCTG GGTTAGCTTTCTGGCAGCCGAAGCATGCTTATTGGCAGGGTCAGCGAGAAATGCATACCACACCAAATACCGTGGATTCTTTGTTGGAAATGACCTATCCTGTGCCACACTTCGCAAAGGTGTCTTCGCTGCAGCAGCAGCTTTAACATTGTTATCACTGCTAGCATCGATTTTGTATTACTGGGCTCACTCCAGGGCTGACACCGGTGGATGGCAGAAGCATCAAAATGAAGGCGTTGGCCTGACAACACAGCGTCACCACCCCGGTGAATTTGAGAAAGCTTAA
- the LOC123206749 gene encoding DNA-directed RNA polymerases II, IV and V subunit 12 has protein sequence MDPQPEPVSYICGDCGMENTLKPGDVIQCRECGYRILYKKRTRRIVQYEAR, from the exons ATGGATCCCCAACCAGAACCCGTCAGCTACATTTGCGGAG ATTGTGGAATGGAGAACACGCTCAAGCCAGGTGATGTGATTCAGTGCCGCGAGTGCGGTTATCGTATCTTGTACAAGAAGCGTACTCGTCGCA TTGTCCAATATGAGGCACGCTAG